In Rhizobium sp. ZPR4, a genomic segment contains:
- a CDS encoding glutathione S-transferase family protein gives MGMLVDGVWHDAWYDTKETKGHFKRAASQFRNWVTADGSAGPTGNGGFKAEAGRYHLYVSLACPWAHRTLIFRRLKKLEELISVSIVDPLMVENGWEFKGKDGGTVDHLFDATKLWEVYVKADPHYSGRVTVPVLWDKQTGTIVNNESAEIIRMFNTAFDGLTHSTADFYPTDLRADIDALNEQVYDTVNNGVYKAGFATTQEAYQENALRLFETLDRLDQRLATQRYLFGDRLTEADWRLFTTLIRFDAVYVGHFKCNIRRIADYANLSAYLRDLYQITGVAETVNIAHIKNHYYRSHRTINPTGIVPIGPELDFDRPHGRERLAKAA, from the coding sequence ATGGGCATGTTGGTGGACGGCGTCTGGCACGACGCCTGGTATGATACCAAGGAGACGAAGGGCCATTTCAAACGCGCCGCGTCGCAATTTCGAAACTGGGTGACCGCAGATGGCAGCGCCGGCCCCACAGGCAACGGCGGCTTCAAGGCAGAGGCCGGGCGCTATCATCTCTATGTCTCGCTCGCCTGCCCCTGGGCACATCGAACCCTGATTTTCCGCAGGCTGAAGAAGCTGGAGGAGTTGATCTCCGTCTCGATCGTCGATCCGCTGATGGTTGAAAACGGCTGGGAATTCAAGGGGAAAGACGGCGGCACCGTCGACCATCTCTTCGACGCGACGAAGCTCTGGGAGGTCTATGTCAAGGCCGATCCGCATTATTCCGGCCGCGTGACCGTTCCCGTTCTTTGGGACAAGCAGACTGGCACGATCGTCAACAACGAATCGGCCGAAATCATCCGCATGTTCAACACGGCATTCGATGGCCTGACCCACTCCACGGCGGATTTTTATCCCACCGATCTGCGGGCCGATATCGATGCTTTGAACGAGCAGGTCTATGACACCGTCAACAACGGCGTCTACAAGGCAGGCTTTGCGACGACGCAGGAAGCTTACCAGGAAAACGCGCTCCGTCTCTTCGAAACCCTCGATAGGCTGGACCAGCGGCTGGCAACACAGCGCTATCTGTTCGGAGATCGGTTGACTGAAGCCGACTGGCGGCTGTTCACGACGCTCATCCGCTTCGACGCCGTCTATGTCGGACATTTCAAATGCAATATCCGCCGCATCGCCGATTATGCCAACCTCTCGGCCTATCTCCGGGATCTCTATCAGATCACCGGCGTTGCCGAGACGGTAAACATTGCGCACATCAAGAACCACTACTATCGCAGCCACAGGACAATCAATCCGACAGGCATCGTGCCGATCGGCCCGGAACTGGATTTCGATCGCCCGCATGGGCGCGAGCGGCTGGCAAAAGCCGCCTGA
- a CDS encoding NUDIX domain-containing protein: MSEDKRRDERQSLAVRLFGRALHVYFVLTRSMTLGVRAACFDPEGRIFLVRHSYIAGWHMPGGGVERHETVEQALEKELREEGNLVISGKPQLFHVYFNNRTSKRDHVVFYRVEVTQTVPRKPDREIVESGFFPVDALPAGTTKATYRRLKELEGAAAPSSYW, translated from the coding sequence ATGAGCGAAGACAAGCGACGTGACGAAAGGCAGAGTTTGGCGGTGCGTTTGTTCGGCCGTGCGCTGCATGTCTATTTTGTGCTGACCCGCAGCATGACGCTTGGTGTACGTGCAGCCTGCTTCGATCCCGAAGGGCGGATTTTTCTGGTGCGCCATTCCTATATTGCCGGCTGGCACATGCCCGGCGGCGGCGTCGAACGCCATGAGACGGTGGAGCAGGCGCTCGAAAAGGAGCTGCGCGAGGAAGGCAATCTGGTGATTTCGGGCAAGCCGCAACTCTTCCACGTCTATTTCAACAATCGCACCAGCAAACGCGATCACGTCGTCTTTTATCGCGTGGAAGTCACCCAAACCGTGCCGCGCAAGCCGGATCGCGAAATCGTCGAAAGCGGCTTCTTTCCAGTCGATGCTTTGCCAGCTGGCACGACGAAGGCAACCTATCGTCGGCTCAAGGAGTTGGAGGGAGCAGCGGCTCCCTCCAGCTATTGGTAG
- a CDS encoding metallophosphoesterase, whose product MTIEWAMSHPMFKLAHISDVHLGPLPRLSIRELASKRITGFVNWHRNRRKHLFGGTLDLLLDDIKAKQADHLAVTGDLVNLASGMEIQTAAEWLKTVGDPLHTSVVPGNHDAYVPGAYEKAMRSWYPYVKGDRAPAEWPEDQRIFPYLRIRGQVALVGCSTAVATPPFAASGFYSSRQARETVNILRAAGDAGLFRVVMIHHPPIRGATSFYKRMIGIRRFAAVISTGGAELVLHGHTHLNTLHWLRGQMGPVPVVGIASASQGVGGLKPRAAYNLFTIGGRPGAWELKAERFSLNDNGNGVDPEGFDILAT is encoded by the coding sequence TTGACAATAGAGTGGGCTATGTCTCATCCCATGTTCAAGCTCGCGCATATTTCCGATGTTCACCTTGGTCCGCTACCACGTCTTTCGATCAGAGAACTCGCCTCCAAACGCATTACCGGATTTGTGAACTGGCACCGGAACCGGCGCAAGCATCTTTTTGGCGGCACGCTCGACCTGCTTCTTGACGACATCAAGGCGAAGCAGGCCGATCATCTGGCCGTAACCGGCGATCTCGTCAATCTCGCGAGCGGCATGGAGATCCAGACAGCCGCCGAATGGCTGAAGACCGTGGGGGATCCCCTTCACACGTCGGTCGTTCCCGGCAATCACGATGCCTACGTGCCCGGAGCCTACGAAAAGGCCATGCGCTCCTGGTATCCCTATGTCAAAGGCGATCGCGCTCCCGCCGAATGGCCGGAAGACCAGCGCATTTTCCCCTATCTGCGTATCCGGGGGCAGGTCGCACTTGTGGGATGCTCCACGGCCGTCGCCACTCCACCCTTTGCCGCAAGCGGTTTCTACTCCTCACGCCAGGCGCGCGAGACGGTGAACATCCTGCGCGCAGCCGGGGATGCCGGGCTCTTTCGTGTCGTCATGATCCATCACCCACCGATTCGGGGTGCAACCAGCTTCTACAAGCGGATGATCGGCATTCGCCGTTTTGCGGCTGTCATCTCGACCGGCGGCGCCGAACTTGTTCTGCACGGCCACACGCACCTCAACACCTTGCATTGGCTGCGCGGCCAAATGGGTCCGGTCCCCGTCGTCGGGATCGCCTCCGCATCGCAAGGGGTCGGCGGATTGAAGCCGCGCGCCGCTTATAATCTCTTCACCATTGGCGGCCGTCCGGGCGCGTGGGAGCTGAAGGCGGAGCGCTTCAGCCTCAACGACAATGGCAATGGCGTCGATCCTGAAGGCTTCGATATTCTGGCGACGTGA
- a CDS encoding RNA polymerase sigma factor: protein MPTPVAAIDIRRDLVGLLPKLRRFAVTLTGDLAEADELVQNVCQRGIAKFHLWNSGGKLESWLYTMARHQWVDEARRHKLRPAAKGNALEQGEPVSQTHLNLVEAGEAHRLVTSLPEGLASVFLLVDVEGHSYKQAADILGIPLSAVMSRLSSARLYLASQGHSRSPRRF, encoded by the coding sequence ATGCCAACGCCGGTAGCAGCCATTGATATCAGACGCGATCTGGTCGGCCTTCTTCCGAAGCTTCGCCGCTTTGCCGTGACGCTGACCGGTGATCTGGCCGAGGCGGATGAGCTTGTCCAAAACGTCTGTCAGCGTGGCATCGCCAAGTTTCATCTCTGGAACAGCGGCGGCAAGCTGGAAAGCTGGCTTTATACGATGGCCCGGCATCAATGGGTCGATGAGGCCCGGCGCCACAAGCTGCGCCCTGCCGCAAAGGGCAATGCACTGGAACAGGGTGAGCCGGTATCCCAAACCCACTTAAATCTGGTGGAAGCCGGCGAAGCGCATCGTCTTGTCACATCTTTGCCAGAAGGACTTGCCAGTGTCTTTTTGCTGGTCGACGTCGAGGGGCACAGCTACAAGCAGGCCGCCGACATCCTCGGCATCCCTTTGTCGGCAGTGATGTCAAGGCTCTCCAGTGCGCGCCTTTACCTTGCCTCCCAGGGTCATAGTCGCTCGCCTCGAAGGTTTTAA
- a CDS encoding anti-sigma factor: protein MQDMKKTPLEVRLSAFMDGEMSREEKEELEKLIASDADARRIFDELKHGSDVGRKAFDEVLKEPVPLALVRSIKSAQPPKTRDPSPRLTRQSLKLAPTGKQSLAAALILFAVGGGIGYLFGMQPADVPASPPPIPTQVMTRNWLDDIAAYHRIYSRQPQHMVELQASQLDEIAKWLTSTVGVKFNFPDLAADGLVFQGARMFIAGGKPVGQLIYKNLDGDVVAICFTKTDGVADDDFSETIKDDISIVSWHRNGTTYAIVGPSSDAMLDQIANRVSSEI, encoded by the coding sequence TTGCAAGACATGAAGAAAACGCCGCTCGAAGTCCGCTTGTCCGCCTTCATGGATGGTGAGATGAGCCGCGAAGAAAAGGAAGAGCTGGAAAAGCTCATCGCTTCCGACGCGGATGCACGGCGTATTTTCGATGAGCTGAAGCACGGCTCCGATGTCGGTCGCAAGGCGTTTGACGAGGTTTTGAAGGAGCCGGTGCCGCTGGCGCTCGTTCGCTCCATCAAGAGCGCTCAGCCTCCGAAGACCCGGGATCCCTCTCCGCGCCTCACCCGGCAATCATTGAAATTGGCGCCTACCGGCAAGCAATCGCTGGCCGCTGCCCTCATCCTGTTCGCCGTCGGCGGCGGTATCGGCTATCTCTTCGGCATGCAACCCGCTGACGTCCCGGCAAGTCCGCCGCCGATCCCGACACAGGTTATGACACGCAATTGGCTGGATGATATCGCCGCCTATCACCGCATCTATTCGCGCCAGCCGCAGCATATGGTCGAACTGCAGGCAAGCCAGCTGGACGAGATCGCCAAATGGCTGACAAGCACGGTCGGCGTCAAATTCAACTTTCCGGATCTTGCTGCCGATGGTCTCGTCTTCCAGGGCGCGCGTATGTTCATCGCCGGCGGCAAGCCGGTCGGCCAGCTGATCTACAAGAACCTTGACGGCGATGTCGTCGCCATCTGCTTTACCAAGACGGACGGCGTTGCCGACGACGATTTCAGCGAAACCATCAAGGACGATATCAGCATCGTATCCTGGCACCGCAACGGCACGACCTATGCGATCGTCGGCCCCTCCTCGGATGCGATGCTTGACCAGATCGCCAATCGGGTATCCTCGGAAATCTGA
- a CDS encoding ABC transporter ATP-binding protein, translated as MFRRFEELVDPFQDHDEPQPSPKAWRYLLTNLRPFRAVMAMSLGLTVIGAIIEIWLIGYCSRLVDNLAAAHRENFWASEGFGLLAAAALVLIGRPLTGYLRESLDDIAFRPNAETLFRWRAHRHVLRQSVGWFRQDFSGRIASQVRDIGTAATGAAYQVLHTLSFVAIYVAGSLWLMASIDARLIWPLAVWLLCYLGLMAYVIPRLQTASAQYQGAYAELTGMLVDSYANIDLIKLFADAKAEDKEAHRRFSQTRKTFVQVQRLEVLVNSSMLFLGSFLIVALVGYAVVLWQSGGAPLGLIAASLALSFRITGMAEWMLDAVSSLFAHLGAMRQSLLTVSQPLAITDALNAKPLAVTKGEIVFRQVAHHYGKGNGGLGGISLRIEAGQKVGLVGRSGTGKSTLVNLLLRFFDPEAGIIEIDGQDIRQMTQDSLRRQIAVVGQEASLLHRSIRENIAHGNPRFSEEAILAAAEKAAASDFIAKLQDLEGRTGLDAHAGERGVQLSGGQRQRVAIARAILKDAPILVLDEATSALDSEVEAEIQDTLYGIIEDKTVIAIAHRLSTIARMDRIVVLDHGRIVEDGTHAELIARNDIYATLWSHQSGGFIEGDEPAAD; from the coding sequence ATGTTTCGTCGCTTCGAAGAGCTTGTCGATCCATTTCAGGATCATGACGAGCCGCAACCATCACCCAAGGCTTGGCGCTATCTCCTAACCAATCTTCGCCCGTTTCGCGCAGTCATGGCGATGAGCCTCGGCTTGACCGTGATCGGCGCCATCATCGAGATCTGGCTCATCGGCTATTGCAGCCGGCTGGTGGACAATCTTGCCGCCGCCCACCGTGAGAATTTCTGGGCGTCCGAAGGGTTTGGCCTGCTCGCTGCGGCGGCCCTCGTCCTGATCGGACGGCCGCTTACCGGCTATCTCCGCGAAAGCCTTGATGACATCGCATTCCGGCCGAATGCCGAGACCCTGTTTCGCTGGCGGGCTCATCGTCATGTCCTTCGGCAATCAGTCGGCTGGTTTCGCCAGGATTTTTCCGGGCGCATCGCCAGCCAGGTGCGCGACATAGGTACAGCAGCGACGGGTGCGGCCTATCAGGTCCTGCACACACTCTCCTTTGTCGCGATCTATGTGGCTGGCTCGCTCTGGCTGATGGCCTCGATCGACGCGCGCCTCATCTGGCCTCTGGCGGTCTGGCTCCTCTGCTATCTCGGCCTGATGGCCTATGTCATCCCTCGCCTGCAGACGGCCTCTGCACAATACCAGGGAGCCTATGCCGAACTGACCGGCATGCTGGTGGACAGCTATGCCAATATCGACCTCATCAAGCTTTTTGCCGATGCAAAGGCGGAAGATAAAGAGGCCCATCGCCGTTTCTCTCAAACACGCAAAACATTCGTCCAGGTGCAGAGGCTCGAAGTACTGGTCAATTCGAGCATGCTGTTCCTCGGCAGCTTCCTCATCGTCGCGCTCGTCGGCTATGCGGTCGTCCTCTGGCAGTCCGGCGGCGCGCCGTTGGGGCTGATCGCGGCATCGCTTGCGCTGAGCTTCCGCATAACCGGCATGGCCGAATGGATGCTGGACGCCGTTTCCTCGCTCTTTGCCCATCTCGGAGCGATGCGGCAATCACTGTTGACCGTCTCACAGCCGCTTGCCATTACCGACGCGCTGAACGCCAAGCCGCTTGCCGTCACGAAGGGCGAGATCGTCTTCCGGCAGGTCGCGCATCACTACGGCAAGGGAAATGGCGGACTGGGCGGCATTTCGCTGCGAATTGAGGCCGGTCAGAAGGTCGGCCTAGTCGGTCGCTCCGGCACCGGCAAATCGACCCTGGTCAACCTGTTGTTGCGCTTCTTCGATCCGGAGGCAGGCATCATCGAAATCGACGGGCAGGATATTCGGCAAATGACGCAGGATAGCCTGCGCCGGCAGATTGCCGTGGTCGGCCAAGAGGCATCGCTTCTTCACCGCTCCATTCGCGAGAACATCGCCCATGGCAATCCCCGCTTTTCGGAGGAAGCGATTCTCGCTGCGGCCGAGAAGGCGGCCGCAAGCGACTTCATTGCAAAGCTTCAGGATCTGGAGGGGCGCACCGGCCTCGATGCCCATGCCGGCGAACGTGGCGTTCAGCTTTCCGGCGGTCAGCGGCAGCGCGTCGCAATTGCGCGCGCCATCCTCAAGGACGCCCCGATCCTGGTGCTCGACGAGGCAACATCTGCCCTCGATTCGGAAGTCGAAGCCGAAATCCAGGATACGCTTTATGGCATCATTGAAGACAAGACAGTCATCGCCATCGCACATCGCCTGTCGACCATCGCGCGCATGGATCGCATCGTCGTGCTCGACCACGGCCGCATCGTCGAGGACGGCACACATGCGGAGCTGATCGCCCGGAATGACATCTACGCAACGCTGTGGTCGCACCAATCCGGCGGCTTCATCGAGGGCGACGAGCCGGCTGCCGATTGA
- the leuA gene encoding 2-isopropylmalate synthase, with protein sequence MDANSHSPKGMPEATVKYRAYPQINIPDRTWPSKIITKAPIWCSVDLRDGNQALVDPMGHDRKARMFQLLLDMGFKEIEIGFPSASQTDFDFARWCIEHGNVPADVSLQVLVQCRPELITRTFEALEGANKPIVHFYNSTSELQRRVVFAKDVQGIKQIAVDAAKMISDMAAKAGGGYRFEYSPESFTGTELDVALEICNAVIDVMKPTPDNKLIINLPSTVEMATPNIYADQIEWMCRNLDNRENLIISLHPHNDRGTGIAAAELALMAGADRVEGTLFGNGERTGNVDVVTMALNMFTQGVDPELDCSNIERMKEVFEYSNQMAIGERHPYVGELVYTAFSGSHQDAINKGMKAAKVANDPVWEVPYLPIDPQDVGRTYEAIIRINSQSGKGGIAYIMQQDYGLNLPRNLQVEYREEIQRITDEEGKELPSKRIYEHFIERYVTQPEAPLRFIDHHTFADPEHKGQRIVAAEITDKGEVKRIEGRGNGPIDGFINALSIYLGIPMSVEDYSEHSLQHGSNASAISYVEISYPGGKLFGAGINTNIVAASLEAIVSAANRVLAIKVA encoded by the coding sequence ATGGACGCGAACAGCCATTCCCCCAAAGGCATGCCCGAAGCGACGGTGAAATACCGCGCCTATCCGCAGATCAACATTCCCGACCGGACCTGGCCGTCCAAGATCATCACCAAGGCGCCGATCTGGTGTTCGGTCGACTTGCGCGACGGCAATCAGGCGCTCGTCGACCCGATGGGCCACGATCGCAAGGCGCGCATGTTCCAGCTGTTGCTGGATATGGGCTTCAAGGAAATCGAGATCGGTTTCCCCTCGGCCTCGCAGACCGACTTCGATTTTGCCCGTTGGTGCATCGAGCATGGCAATGTGCCCGCCGACGTGTCGCTGCAGGTTCTCGTCCAGTGCCGTCCGGAATTGATCACGCGCACCTTCGAAGCGTTGGAAGGCGCCAACAAGCCGATCGTGCATTTCTACAATTCCACCAGCGAATTGCAGCGCCGCGTGGTGTTTGCCAAGGATGTGCAGGGCATCAAGCAGATCGCCGTCGACGCGGCGAAGATGATCAGCGACATGGCCGCCAAGGCCGGCGGCGGCTATCGCTTCGAATATTCGCCAGAGAGCTTCACCGGCACCGAGCTGGATGTGGCGCTGGAGATCTGCAACGCCGTCATCGATGTCATGAAGCCGACGCCTGATAACAAGTTGATCATCAACCTGCCGTCGACGGTCGAGATGGCGACGCCGAACATCTATGCCGACCAGATCGAATGGATGTGCCGCAATCTCGACAACCGCGAAAACCTGATCATTTCGCTGCATCCGCATAATGACCGCGGCACGGGCATCGCCGCCGCCGAGCTGGCGCTGATGGCTGGCGCCGACCGTGTCGAGGGCACCTTGTTCGGCAATGGTGAGCGCACCGGCAATGTCGACGTCGTCACCATGGCGCTGAACATGTTCACGCAAGGCGTCGATCCGGAGCTGGATTGTTCCAACATCGAGCGCATGAAGGAAGTCTTCGAATATTCCAACCAGATGGCGATCGGCGAGCGCCATCCTTATGTCGGCGAACTGGTCTATACGGCTTTCTCCGGCTCGCATCAGGATGCGATCAACAAGGGCATGAAGGCCGCCAAGGTCGCCAACGATCCGGTCTGGGAAGTGCCGTATTTGCCGATCGATCCGCAGGATGTCGGCCGTACCTATGAGGCGATCATCCGCATCAACTCGCAGTCCGGCAAGGGCGGCATCGCCTACATCATGCAGCAGGACTACGGCCTGAACCTGCCGCGCAATCTGCAGGTGGAATATCGCGAGGAGATCCAGCGCATCACCGACGAAGAAGGCAAGGAATTGCCTTCCAAGCGCATCTACGAGCATTTCATCGAGCGTTACGTGACCCAACCTGAAGCGCCGCTTCGCTTCATCGATCACCATACTTTCGCCGATCCCGAGCACAAGGGACAGCGCATCGTCGCGGCGGAGATTACCGACAAGGGCGAGGTGAAACGCATCGAGGGGCGCGGCAACGGCCCGATCGACGGCTTCATCAACGCGCTCTCGATCTATCTTGGCATTCCGATGTCCGTTGAGGATTATTCCGAGCACTCGCTCCAGCACGGCTCGAATGCTTCGGCAATCTCCTATGTCGAGATCTCCTATCCGGGCGGCAAGCTTTTCGGTGCCGGCATCAACACCAATATCGTTGCCGCGTCTCTCGAGGCGATCGTATCGGCGGCAAACCGCGTACTCGCCATCAAGGTGGCATAA
- a CDS encoding benzoate/H(+) symporter BenE family transporter, translated as MLKDFSVQSLFMGCLTAFVGFASSFAVVFHGLQVVGASDAQAASGLTALSVAMGLCAIMLSMATRLPISIAWSTPGAALLASAGAIEGGFPAAVGAFFICGILIVIAGLFRPFGRAVASIPAPLANAMLAGVLLGLCFAPVKAIAFNPAFGLPIILAWIVVGAFKRLWAVPAALAAFALVLAFGVKIPDGASASLEHSLLPTVEFVRPVFTLAGIVSIALPLFIVTMASQNIPGIAVLKVHDYDPKPGPLFAVTGVFSLLAVPFGGHAVNLAAITAAMCAGHDAHADPKRRYWAAIIAGIGYVILGLLASAVTAFVALAPPILIEAVAGLALVGALSNSALNAFQQPESREAAAITFLVTASGVSFGGISGAFWGLIAGGLMMALSRGVQMLKK; from the coding sequence ATGCTCAAAGATTTTTCCGTTCAAAGCCTGTTCATGGGATGCCTCACGGCCTTCGTCGGCTTTGCCAGTTCTTTTGCCGTCGTCTTTCATGGCCTGCAGGTGGTGGGCGCCTCGGATGCACAGGCTGCCTCAGGGCTGACGGCGCTTTCCGTTGCGATGGGCCTCTGCGCGATCATGCTCAGCATGGCGACGAGGCTTCCGATCAGCATCGCCTGGTCGACGCCGGGAGCCGCACTGCTGGCGAGCGCAGGAGCGATCGAAGGCGGCTTTCCAGCAGCGGTCGGTGCGTTCTTCATTTGTGGCATATTGATTGTCATTGCCGGGCTGTTCCGGCCTTTCGGCCGTGCCGTTGCCTCCATCCCGGCGCCGCTCGCCAATGCGATGCTTGCCGGCGTGCTGCTCGGCCTCTGCTTTGCACCGGTGAAGGCGATCGCCTTCAATCCTGCCTTCGGTCTGCCGATCATCCTTGCCTGGATCGTCGTCGGCGCGTTCAAGCGGCTATGGGCGGTGCCGGCGGCACTTGCGGCCTTTGCCCTGGTGCTGGCCTTCGGCGTGAAGATACCGGATGGCGCCTCTGCCTCGCTCGAACATTCGCTGCTTCCGACGGTCGAATTCGTCAGGCCGGTCTTCACGCTTGCCGGCATCGTGTCCATCGCGCTACCGCTGTTCATCGTGACGATGGCGTCGCAGAACATTCCCGGCATCGCGGTGCTGAAGGTGCATGATTACGATCCGAAGCCGGGCCCGTTGTTTGCCGTGACCGGCGTGTTCTCGTTGCTTGCCGTTCCCTTCGGCGGCCATGCCGTCAATCTCGCGGCGATCACCGCGGCTATGTGCGCCGGACATGATGCCCACGCCGATCCCAAGCGGCGCTATTGGGCGGCGATCATCGCCGGTATCGGCTATGTGATCCTTGGATTGCTGGCGAGTGCAGTCACGGCTTTCGTGGCCTTGGCGCCGCCGATCCTCATCGAGGCGGTCGCCGGGCTGGCGCTTGTCGGCGCGCTGTCGAATTCGGCGCTCAATGCCTTCCAGCAACCCGAATCGCGCGAGGCGGCGGCTATCACGTTTCTCGTGACGGCATCGGGCGTTTCCTTCGGCGGTATCTCCGGCGCTTTCTGGGGCCTGATCGCCGGCGGGCTGATGATGGCGCTGTCGCGTGGCGTGCAGATGCTGAAGAAGTGA
- a CDS encoding DeoR/GlpR family DNA-binding transcription regulator, which translates to MSNSLPLSRRDVIEARLAEGRQIVATSLAAEFNVSEDAVRRDLRALAAEGKCRRVYGGALPLLTPSQPMVARVGQESGRKRALAKAAVAMIEPGEFLFIDSSSTNLAMIDLLPKNLEATIATNSIDIASAVMKRGDIPLVLIGGAVDPVVGGSVDASAVAAIEAMNIDRCFLGICAVSARSGISVYEHADAIFKRTLLKRSAARISLITSEKFHERAPHRIGGAADIDWLVIEDELPADDEKAAIEAGFSLVKASDVTSSS; encoded by the coding sequence ATGAGCAATTCACTCCCATTGTCCCGCCGGGACGTCATCGAAGCGCGGCTTGCTGAGGGGCGGCAGATCGTTGCCACATCGTTGGCGGCCGAATTCAACGTGTCCGAAGATGCCGTCCGCCGCGATCTGCGAGCGCTCGCCGCGGAGGGCAAATGCCGCCGCGTCTATGGCGGCGCGCTCCCCCTGCTGACACCATCGCAACCGATGGTCGCACGCGTCGGACAGGAATCCGGTCGAAAAAGAGCCTTGGCCAAGGCCGCTGTCGCGATGATCGAGCCGGGCGAGTTTCTGTTTATCGACAGCAGCAGCACCAATCTCGCGATGATCGATCTTCTCCCGAAAAACCTGGAAGCGACGATCGCGACCAATTCCATCGACATCGCCAGTGCCGTCATGAAGCGCGGCGATATCCCGCTCGTCCTGATTGGCGGCGCGGTCGATCCCGTCGTCGGCGGCAGCGTCGATGCATCCGCCGTCGCAGCCATCGAAGCCATGAACATCGACCGCTGTTTCCTGGGCATCTGCGCCGTTTCGGCAAGAAGCGGCATCAGCGTGTACGAACATGCAGATGCGATCTTCAAACGGACGCTGCTCAAGAGAAGCGCAGCGCGCATCTCGTTGATTACCTCGGAGAAATTTCACGAACGCGCGCCGCACCGCATTGGCGGCGCTGCCGATATCGATTGGCTTGTTATCGAGGATGAGCTGCCTGCCGACGATGAGAAGGCGGCCATCGAAGCCGGCTTCTCGCTCGTCAAGGCAAGCGACGTCACTTCATCCTCCTGA